In Daucus carota subsp. sativus chromosome 4, DH1 v3.0, whole genome shotgun sequence, one DNA window encodes the following:
- the LOC108218535 gene encoding uncharacterized protein LOC108218535 isoform X1, whose amino-acid sequence MDIEQVPQFVNKVSNEAKLKELLRNITSNELKLCKDGSKEFVKLLKGDSGGELLKLYVHSSSVCSEIVQAWKLREGKAGFSYVLRLVSAILSHYEGMYRVDNVDGIVSRSLDKFAKLIVEEKLDGLCKMLNGKDSKQQKGVLLLLGSIVRRGSGLASDVANRFDFKLPVFPKLAEYRKRERGVKRKKVTRKAFVGFAMSFLEVGKAGLLRGVLTKREMYSGVLRGLGSDDDETVVYVLSTLRDKILKEESLVPPGLRSVLFGSVTLDQLIDISGRDNGGLATELAQKVLSVVCTDPSNGLMPDMMRCPPLTGNSTRLLGVMKKLKATEIEYHRVLLLAIVKGKPSFGSAYLDEFPYNLEDHASSNWFSAISLAADVVSSVGDGVSFEFLNTQTQDSTPFRSSDVQSIIRCICPRPITRLVINKGLLHSNPLIKHGTLRLVFEALKLLDSFVSALSSNSCGGSQMRPEWASLKKDIEEEVWISLPDPQVLLSLLSSLNSHYKSPTPKRTSRPGNVSEDNSSQNKKRKTHDADDETDMIVGGISSLGGVSSSVDPEDLEINSTDELDNEGEDMKIIAKIWGVHYCNSLSMTLDDEDTYFYSKLLDALKIYYRTGTTMLEGSSNFFKYLPNNALALPSILQRSLLSLLIEYIGWSNECELPVKVHPLMKHLSALLNLLLYSPAKDIKEQAYILAKAAMSSSGAFDHNLGEIGTWFLFLPGYSTNNFFIDDQHINMCQDLFSTVVTFLCEAVSTMGNSLCKNWDRLRSYIYHLTGRKDLSPNFSPLVLCILENCLKLLRAESKKSLPEKTMISLYVSNTLMYLLQSQVDSGLLSSVVKRVLSESSEGLDISLDMCEWRPLKKLSVFLENITCQKTHKRSPSLAKVAIRPENSVVNTIDNIKVVAARGHAGELAGVTSAFYFSMLCTPPSELLQNFPSVIALSANFLGVPLPLLMSTFFSEQSLLCDISKLWPEMFFDGLQRATSATHSEEENKCTIDNLDSVECSSVAFGSLLKQAPFHVLFPALFGEESSHLLDNIKLQDLLLAKLSEGTTDIYISYVSLVFFWFYQMQSSYRHKPPHDLKKISELCSTVLRNLVSRIVSVRTGSCSETSCSPSPQYVQEVAEIVFSHPAVLASLEHPIIINQVSTEEISGISVMDCFGLAKQGVHTIDYHVWNFVASTSDQLFTFCNHQNSLSELDSSYERITKAFNSMVRKLFLILKDKFDHWLKTEDVAPLVPTLYALQKLVPFISPFTLLELVRYIFSGVDLNDSAVWSSYTKPALCIGLSIAGHAFDLLSANLRDSYLKPKQFTLWGEEKATDICLFEEIYFHVVEIALRCDLDVTDLCLLKAVNAAKKSILLRNECLSLCFVVPRIIASTPNKFITRCIHNTSMSKAKILFVLAEVSPLHMSVFGHLFSDMMTEYMLLKGKNMQACSHTLSDDSILMLLPTFLLYLDPTLRNSGNRYPKTLMNITGFYWELLTRGFSMWKDYVWRDIFLVEYGDIGFSSLVEFLSFFHDSLLGKAILMVHYYLASKGNSVELEKRLELYNSVLRTSGAHVLLDCKVSEIDGYSINQSVDVICKTIAKIKYCRMLVFPEDNKIDSVSLQGNYGDESMGVVPSEVGYEESQIQFVDSLVCAWQSLVKKFPSKMEDFGEVKSTNNSSLFRLLEVFIMNNILQLTSQMGKNIFKLGSVKKLVKSSLVYRFQDPAVFRMLQGVVTSTVDKRNTCDLIIKLLLAHSQFAPTIAAASKTCNDSQFGIVLKPISSILRCYRNQDSVSKKSLQASNPYMNLLEVLKLLKILLHFKKECKSLGEDVGINAKELLVMLLSAYGATLSEVDLEIYNLIQVIECTIDGGSSYIAEMDYLWGCAALKVHKVCGTEHDASSEDIDSVEAANERRRNEFRENLPIDPKLCTNTVLYFPYDRTIFGLPEQVNNLHIEEHSRYIDKPPIYDPVYILQFSIHNLSIGNIDPLEFASFGLLAVAFVSLSSPWEEMRKLGYEVLVRFKDALERSPKRKDVSRLGLLLTYLQNGIEKSWQRIPSVIAMFVAEASFILLDPSNEHYQPISKLLVGSSRVNLECIPMFNNYFWSSSVNYKSERMWILRLLYSGLNIEDDAQLYIRNSIPDTLLSFYSSPLSDDESRELVIEIVVKSTKLHKMSHYLVKKCGLLSWLSSIVSNYCGRQHFNERKLSSTQLTVILQVVNDVLSCKHTIEWLQKCALEQLTELSSNLFKLLEGSIDLVKKHISLGSLILRILTSAFRISQNRDVGQPHFTMCFEGIFHIYEAAHAFSDGRYNPTAEEGLEVVLMNTPPVDFMCMNQEKLIKFVQWAISTAIQSDSTRMLQARESYHHEIMSLREKESLKSKLLRWFTASVIRGLLSKRFKCLNSTLIHKQSSLVTLHTLSDQIQRGQGEKPADVGSEEIYAVAIFHLHQLLGKKCIVIPSVVSALCLIFCESGFSVGQAGHLESLAHRIHCPNEAKPDWRWSFDRQWKDNSSELSEAEKLDENQACQSLLVIISGILGQKSSLSRYLSYEDLENCELFKWERTMLEQ is encoded by the exons ATGGATATAGAGCAAGTGCCCCAATTTGTTAACAAAGTTTCTAATGAAGCGAAACTAAAGGAATTATTACGAAACATTACCTCGAATGAGCTCAAGTTATGTAAAGATGGGTCGAAAGAGTTTGTCAAGTTACTTAAGGGTGATTCGGGAGGTGAATTGCTTAAACTATATGTGCATTCTTCGTCAGTGTGTAGCGAAATTGTTCAAGCGTGGAAGCTGAGGGAAGGTAAGGCGGGGTTTTCGTATGTTTTGAGGTTGGTTTCTGCGATTTTGAGTCATTATGAGGGTATGTATAGGGTTGATAATGTGGATGGGATTGTTAGTAGATCTTTGGATAAGTTTGCGAAATTGATTGTGGAGGAAAAATTGGATGGTTTGTGTAAGATGTTGAATGGTAAAGATTCGAAGCAACAAAAGGGGGTGCTTTTGTTGTTGGGTTCGATTGTGAGGCGTGGGTCGGGATTGGCTTCGGATGTTGCTAATAGGTTTGATTTTAAGCTTCCGGTTTTTCCTAAGCTTGCGGAATATAggaagagggagagaggggTGAAGAGGAAGAAGGTTACGAGGAAAGCGTTTGTTGGGTTTGCGATGTCGTTTCTTGAAGTGGGGAAAGCGGGGTTGTTGAGGGGGGTGTTAACAAAGAGGGAGATGTATTCGGGAGTGCTTCGTGGTCTTGGGAGTGACGATGATGAGACGGTTGTTTATGTTCTTTCGACTTTGCGAGATAAGATTTTAAAGGAAGAGTCATTGGTGCCACCCGGTCTTCGGAGTGTTTTGTTTGGGAGTGTTACTTTGGATCAGTTGATTGATATTTCTGGAAGGGATAATGGTGGGCTTGCTACAGAGTTAGCTCAAAAAGTCTTGTCTGTTGTTTGTACTGACCCTTCTAATGGGTTAATGCCTGATATGATGCGGTGCCCTCCACTAACGGGTAACTCGACTCGACTTTTGGGTGTCATGAAGAAGCTAAAAGCAACAGAAATTGAATATCATAGAGTATTGCTTTTGGCCATTGTAAAGGGAAAGCCCTCATTTGGTTCGGCATACTTGGACGAGTTCCCTTATAACCTTGAGGATCATGCATCATCAAACTG GTTTTCTGCTATTTCTTTGGCTGCAGATGTGGTATCCTCAGTTGGTGATGGTGtttcttttgaatttcttaATACTCAGACTCAAGATTCTACCCCTTTCCGTAGCTCAGATGTGCAAAGTATCATTAGATGTATATGTCCTCGCCCCATCACTAGATTGGTTATTAACAAAGGCTTGCTCCACTCGAATCCACTTATTAAACATGGAACTCTACGCCTTGTTTTCGAGGCCCTGAAGTTATTGGATTCTTTTGTAAGTGCTCTAAGTAGTAATTCTTGTGGTGGAAGTCAAATGAGGCCTGAGTGGGCGTCTTTGAAGAAAGATATTGAGGAAGAAGTCTGGATTTCGCTCCCTGATCCCCAAGTATTACTGTCATTGCTTTCTTCTCTGAATAGCCACTACAAGAGCCCAACTCCAAAGAGAACATCACGTCCTGGGAATGTGTCTGAAGATAATAGTAGTCAAAATAAGAAGAGGAAAACACATGATGCAGATGATGAAACCGATATGATTGTTGGTGGAATCAGTTCTTTGGGTGGTGTATCCTCATCTGTGGACCCTGAAGATCTGGAGATAAATAGTACAGATGAGTTAGATAATGAAGGCGAGGATATGAAGATCATTGCCAAAATTTGGGGTGTCCACTACTGCAACAGCCTTAGTATGACACTTGATGATGAAGATACATACTTCTACAGTAAATTGCTTGACGCActcaaaatttattat AGAACTGGTACTACTATGCTGGAGGGATcatccaatttttttaaatatcttcCCAACAATGCCTTGGCATTACCATCTATTCTGCAGCGATCTTTATTGTCACTACTTATAGAATATATCGGGTGGTCTAATGAATGTGAGCTTCCAGTCAAAGTCCATCCTTTAATGAAGCATCTTAGTGCGCttttaaacttgcttctgtaTTCCCCTGCTAAAGACATCAAGGAACAGGCATATATTTTGGCAAAGGCAGCAATGTCTAGTTCTGGTGCATTTGATCACAATCTGGGAGAGATTGGAACATGGTTCTTATTTCTGCCAGGCTATAGtactaacaatttttttattgatgatcAGCATATAAATATGTGCCAGGACCTGTTTTCAACGGTTGTAACCTTCTTGTGCGAAGCTGTGTCAACAATGGGAAATAGTTTGTGTAAGAACTGGGATCGTCTAAGGAGCTATATCTACCATTTGACAGGCAGGAAAG ATTTATCTCCTAATTTCAGTCCACTTGTTCTTTGTATCCTGGAAAATTGTCTCAAATTACTCAGAGCTGAATCAAAGAAGTCCTTACCAGAAAAAACAATGATATCATTATATGTAAGCAACACACTGATGTACCTCTTGCAAAGTCAG GTTGATTCTGGGCTGTTGTCTTCTGTGGTCAAAAGAGTTTTGTCTGAGAGTTCTGAAGGTCTTGACATATCTCTGGACATGTGCGAGTGGAGACCATTGAAAAAATTGTCTGTCTTCCTTGAAAACATCACATGTCAGAAAACACATAAAAGGAGTCCGTCACTTGCTAAGGTTGCAATTCGTCCAGAAAATTCTGTGGTCAACACAATTGACAACATTAAAGTTGTCGCAGCAAGGGGCCATGCTGGTGAATTGGCTGGAGTAACCTCagcattttatttttcaatgcTATGCACACCACCTTCTGAGCTATTGCAAAATTTTCCATCAGTTATAGCTCTTTCAGCAAACTTTCTTGGAGTTCCTCTACCGCTCTTAATGTCTACTTTTTTCTCTGAACAAAGTCTTTTATGTGACATTTCCAAGTTGTGGCCTGAAATGTTCTTTGATGGTCTTCAAAGGGCCACAAGTGCTACCCATTCCGAAGAGGAAAACAAATGTACTATTGATAATCTCGATTCAGTAGAATGTTCTTCTGTTGCATTTGGTTCTCTCTTGAAGCAGGCACCATTTCATGTGCTATTTCCAGCTCTTTTTGGTGAAGAGTCTTCACACTTGTTGGATAATATAAAGCTACAAGACTTGCTTTTAGCTAAACTCTCTGAAGGGACGACTGATATATACATTTCCTACGTCTCCCTTGTATTTTTCTGGTTTTATCAAATGCAGTCATCCTATAGACATAAACCACCACACGATCTTAAGAAGATTTCTGAATTGTGCTCTACTGTTCTGAGGAATTTGGTTTCACGCATTGTTTCTGTACGAACTGGTTCTTGTTCAGAAACTTCTTGTAGTCCTTCGCCTCAGTATGTGCAGGAAGTGGCTGAAATTGTTTTCAGTCATCCTGCAGTATTAGCATCTTTGGAACACCCAATTATTATCAATCAGGTTTCGACAGAGGAAATTAGTGGGATAAGTGTAATGGATTGCTTCGGTCTAGCCAAACAGGGAGTCCACACCATAGACTATCATGTCTGGAATTTTGTAGCTTCTACTAGTGACCAATTGTTTACCTTTTGTAACCACCAGAATTCCCTATCTGAGTTAGATTCCTCATATGAAAGAATTACAAAGGCCTTCAATTCCATGGTCAGGAAGCTATTCTTGATACTAAAAGACAAGTTTGATCACTGGTTGAAAACTGAAGATGTAGCGCCTCTTGTACCAACTCTGTATGCGTTACAGAAATTGGTTCCCTTCATATCCCCTTTCACACTGCTTGAGTTGGTACGTTATATATTTTCTGGAGTTGACCTCAATGATTCTGCAGTTTGGAGTTCTTATACAAAGCCTGCTCTCTGTATTGGGTTATCTATAGCTGGTCATGCTTTTGATTTGCTTTCAGCTAATTTACGAGATTCATATTTGAAACCAAAACAGTTTACCCTTTGGGGAGAAGAAAAAGCGACTGATATTTGCCTATTTGAAGAAATATATTTCCATGTGGTCGAAATCGCCTTGCGGTGTGACTTAGATGTTACAGATTTATGTTTGCTTAAAGCTGTTAATGCTGCAAAGAAAAGTATATTGCTGCGGAACGAATGTCTTTCACTGTGTTTTGTTGTCCCGAGAATAATTGCAAGTACTCCTAACAAATTTATTACTAGGTGCATCCACAACACTAGCATGAGTAAAGCAAAAATTTTGTTTGTACTTGCGGAAGTAAGCCCATTGCATATGTCAGTTTTCGGACACTTATTTTCTGACATGATGACTGAATATATGCTTCTGAAGGGAAAGAATATGCAAGCATGTAGCCATACTCTTTCAGACGACAGTATTCTGATGCTTCTCCCTACTTTTCTATTATACTTGGATCCAACTTTGAGAAACTCTGGTAACCGATATCCTAAAACTCTCATGAATATAACAGGCTTTTACTGGGAACTCCTGACACGTGGTTTTTCTATGTGGAAAGACTATGTTTGGAGGGACATATTTCTAGTTGAATATGGTGATATTGGGTTTTCATCTCTGGTGGAATTTCTTAGTTTTTTTCATGACAGTCTTCTTGGAAAAGCAATACTTATGGTGCATTACTATTTAGCCTCAAAAGGAAATTCAGTAGAACTCGAAAAGCGATTGGAGCTATATAATTCTGTACTTCGTACATCTGGAGCACATGTTCTACTGGACTGTAAAGTCAGTGAAATTGATGGTTACAGTATAAATCAGTCTGTAGACGTTATATGTAAAACCATTGCCAAAATCAAATATTGCAGGATGCTTGTGTTTCCGGAGGACAACAAGATCGATTCAGTGTCCTTGCAAGGAAATTATGGTGATGAGAGTATGGGGGTGGTTCCCTCAGAAGTTGGATATGAAGAATCACAAATCCAGTTTGTAGACAGTTTAGTTTGTGCTTGGCAATCTCTTGTCAAGAAGTTCCCTTCAAAGATGGAGGATTTTGGTGAAGTTAAAAGCACAAACAACAGCTCCTTGTTCAGGCTCTTGGAagtttttattatgaataacatTTTGCAACTAACGTCTCAGATgggcaaaaatatttttaaattgggTTCTGTCAAGAAACTTGTGAAGTCTTCACTTGTCTATAGGTTTCAAGACCCTGCAGTGTTCAGAATGCTCCAAGGTGTTGTTACTTCAACTGTTGATAAAAGAAATACCTGTGATTTGATTATCAAGCTGTTGCTTGCTCACTCTCAATTCGCACCTACGATTGCTGCTGCCTCGAAAACATGTAATGATTCTCAGTTTGGTATTGTTCTTAAACCTATCTCCAGCATATTGAGATGCTATCGCAACCAAGATTCAGTTAGCAAAAAGTCTTTGCAGGCATCTAACCCGTACATGAATCTGTTGGAAGTCCTCAAGTTGCTAAAGATACTATTACATTTCAAAAAGGAATGCAAAAGTTTAGGGGAAGATGTTGGAATAAACGCTAAAGAATTGCTTGTCATGCTTCTGTCTGCTTACGGTGCTACTCTAAGTGAAGTTGACCTGGAAATTTACAATCTGATACAGGTAATTGAGTGTACAATTGATGGGGGTTCTAGTTATATTGCCGAAATGGATTACCTATGGGGATGTGCTGCACTAAAAGTTCATAAAGTATGCGGCACGGAACATGATGCATCTTCAGAGGATATTGACAGTGTTGAAGCTGCTAATGAACGTCGAAGAAATGAATTCAGAGAAAACCTTCCTATTGATCCAAAATTGTGCACAAACACAGTTCTTTATTTTCCTTATGATAGAACCATATTCGGTTTGCCAGAACAGGTTAATAACCTGCATATTGAG GAACATTCTCGATATATTGACAAACCACCCATTTATGACCCTGTTTACATCTTGCAATTCTCTATTCACAACCTGTCGATTGGGAACATTGATCCTCTGGAGTTTGCTAGTTTTGGCTTGCTTGCGGTTGCATTTGTTAGCTTATCTTCACCTTGGGAAGAGATGAGAAAATTGGGCTACGAGGTTCTAGTAAGGTTTAAGGATGCATTGGAG AGAAGTCCAAAGAGGAAGGATGTATCACGACTAGGTCTTTTGCTTACATATTTGCAAAATGGTATCGAAAAGTCGTGGCAGCGGATTCCTTCCGTAATTGCCATGTTTGTTGCAGAGGCTTCGTTCATATTATTGGATCCTTCAAATGAGCACTATCAGCCCATAAGCAAGCTTCTGGTGGGCTCGTCTCGGGTAAATTTGGAG TGTATTCCCATGTTTAACAACTACTTCTGGAGTAGCTCTGTTAATTATAAATCAGAGAGGATGTGGATACTGCGCCTCCTGTATTCTGGGTTAAATATAGAGGATGATGCTCAGTTATATATTAGAAACTCAATTCCTGATACTCTTCTAAGTTTTTACTCTTCTCCTCTCTCAGATGATGAATCAAGGGAGCTTGTTATTGAG ATTGTGGTGAAGTCTACCAAACTACATAAGATGTCTCACTACTTAGTTAAAAAATGTGGACTACTATCTTGGTTATCATCTATCGTGTCGAATTATTGCGGAAGGCAACATTTCAATGAGAGAAAATTATCATCGACTCAGTTAACTGTAATTCTGCAG GTTGTTAATGATGTGCTCTCATGCAAGCACACAATTGAGTGGTTGCAGAAATGCGCCCTTGAGCAGTTGACGGAACTTTCATCTAATCTATTCAAACTGTTGGAGGGCAGTATTGATTTGGTCAAGAAACATATTTCTTTGGGAAGTCTAATCCTAAGAATACTCACATCAGCATTTAGGATCTCGCAGAATAGGGATGTAGGTCAACCCCATTTTACCATGTGTTTTGAGGGTATATTCCATATATATGAAGCCGCTCATGCATTTAGTGATGGAAGGTACAATCCTACTGCAGAGGAAGGACTTGAAGTTGTACTAATGAACACACCTCCAGTAGATTTTATGTGCATG AATCAGGAAAAGCTTATAAAATTTGTTCAGTGGGCTATTTCTACTGCAATACAGTCAGATTCAACGAGAATGCTGCAGGCTAGGGAGTCTTATCACCATGAAATAATGTCTTTGCGGGAGAAGGAATCTTTGAAATCGAAGCTTTTACGCTGGTTTACTGCTTCCGTAATTCGGGGACTGCTGTC